In the genome of Massilibacillus massiliensis, one region contains:
- a CDS encoding AraC family transcriptional regulator has translation MQFYRDEQVPYYEIKTGQYQIPAEKYHCHNEISIGVIESGTSLVSCQGNRFAVGQNHLIIFPSRVMHQCTPKDIKTWKFKMLYIDNQWIEAVFSENTIRSIMIKKMNFVNINKIKSFFSYLESKASLLEKETKLIITLADIFSFSNTALYPINNKSCNDIACSLRRYLEKHYLENITLDDMTNLSGITKYHLIRLFQKNYAMTPYAYVTQMRLNHAKCLLRKGKELAYVAYEAGFYDQSHFTKTFKTYCGVTPHMYQTIN, from the coding sequence TTGCAATTTTATCGAGATGAACAGGTTCCTTATTATGAAATCAAAACAGGGCAATATCAAATTCCGGCGGAAAAATATCATTGTCATAACGAAATATCGATCGGTGTTATTGAAAGTGGTACGAGCCTAGTAAGCTGTCAGGGAAATCGTTTTGCTGTTGGGCAGAATCATTTGATTATTTTTCCATCTCGTGTTATGCATCAATGTACGCCTAAGGATATAAAAACATGGAAATTTAAGATGCTTTATATTGATAATCAGTGGATAGAAGCTGTTTTTAGTGAAAATACGATTCGTTCGATTATGATTAAAAAAATGAATTTTGTAAATATCAATAAAATAAAATCATTCTTTTCCTATCTTGAATCAAAAGCATCATTATTAGAAAAAGAAACGAAATTGATTATTACGTTAGCAGATATTTTTTCTTTTTCAAACACTGCCCTCTATCCAATAAATAATAAAAGCTGTAACGATATTGCATGCTCTTTACGCAGATATCTAGAAAAGCATTATCTAGAAAATATCACATTAGATGATATGACAAACTTGTCGGGAATTACAAAGTATCATTTAATTCGTCTATTTCAAAAAAATTATGCCATGACGCCGTATGCTTATGTAACACAAATGCGATTAAATCATGCGAAGTGTCTGTTGAGAAAAGGAAAAGAGCTTGCATACGTTGCTTATGAAGCAGGTTTCTATGATCAGAGTCATTTTACTAAAACATTTAAAACTTATTGTGGGGTTACGCCCCACATGTATCAAACGATCAATTAA
- a CDS encoding DUF2000 domain-containing protein: protein MEVLKKCVAVIDQDLPLGLIANTAAILGCTLGKKRTEIVGEDVVDQDNRLHLGIINTPIPILAATKDQIKEIYRTAHALQDESMMIVGFSDLAQRCKTYEDYTAKMAQTSDDDLNYLGICLSGSKKAVNRLTGSLPILK from the coding sequence ATGGAGGTTTTAAAAAAATGTGTAGCAGTAATTGATCAAGATTTACCACTGGGGCTTATAGCAAATACGGCGGCAATTCTTGGTTGTACACTTGGGAAGAAAAGAACTGAAATTGTGGGCGAGGATGTGGTCGATCAGGACAATCGACTGCACCTTGGAATTATAAATACACCGATTCCAATTTTAGCGGCGACAAAAGATCAAATCAAAGAAATTTATCGAACAGCTCATGCACTTCAAGATGAAAGTATGATGATTGTTGGATTTAGTGATTTGGCACAACGCTGTAAAACTTATGAGGATTATACAGCTAAAATGGCACAAACTTCTGATGATGACCTTAATTATCTAGGTATCTGTCTTTCGGGCAGCAAAAAAGCAGTAAATCGTTTGACGGGAAGTTTGCCTATATTGAAATAG
- a CDS encoding methyl-accepting chemotaxis protein: MSVKKKLLLIMLSISCIPLIILSVISVRYLGNQLEEETINQCREIAVGVDFQMNGFLDKSFMALKTIAANSTVKEYDLPNVKTYLLQMQKVYPESSFSLDDAKGNQVVRGDDIKLANIWERPFYQAALKGQDEAISGVVFSKNSNRAVVNLMTPVRDASGTNVIGVMQGSLTLTKISEFVEKLSTDGKLAYVIDSEGKIMAHPDQTLVKDRADMNEVSFAKDGLTSKKSGSAIIEDKNSDKKIITYVYDDRTGWLVCLETPYSVITEKTHALLFMVSLVTAIVLILVGILAFYIAKGFSEPILKMQQLASKVAQGDLKQKIEITSKDEIGLLAAAFATMVENLKKLVGHVQENSHQLAASSEQLTSSAEQSAIASNQVAGSITEVAEGTEKQYHIVNDVTKVIEQMSQGIRHAADNANAVSTQSIQAADTAQEGGKAVESAVKQMVDIEKTVSSSAAVVAQLGERSKEIGQIVDTISGIAGQTNLLALNAAIEAARAGEQGRGFAVVAEEVRKLAEQSQEAAKQIATLIAEIQSETDKAVIAMQEGTKEVKIGTGVVNEAGQSFEKIITMITSLAEQVGETSTVIEHLADDSQHIVTSIQNIDELTKNASGEIQNVSAATEEQAASMEEIASSSQSLAQMAQKLQDAVSKFRI; this comes from the coding sequence ATGAGTGTAAAGAAGAAATTATTGTTAATTATGTTGTCGATAAGTTGCATACCACTTATCATATTGTCTGTGATTTCAGTACGATATTTAGGAAATCAATTAGAGGAAGAGACAATCAATCAATGCAGGGAAATTGCTGTAGGGGTTGATTTTCAGATGAATGGCTTTCTGGATAAATCCTTTATGGCACTTAAGACGATTGCTGCAAATTCAACGGTCAAGGAATATGATTTGCCTAACGTAAAAACCTATTTGCTGCAGATGCAAAAGGTCTATCCGGAAAGTTCTTTTTCGCTTGATGATGCAAAAGGAAATCAGGTTGTAAGAGGCGATGATATTAAGCTGGCGAATATATGGGAAAGACCGTTTTATCAAGCGGCACTTAAAGGACAGGATGAAGCGATATCAGGCGTAGTATTTAGCAAGAATTCCAATCGTGCGGTAGTAAATTTGATGACGCCTGTACGTGATGCAAGTGGGACCAATGTGATTGGAGTCATGCAGGGCTCGCTTACACTTACAAAAATCAGCGAGTTTGTAGAGAAATTATCTACTGACGGCAAATTGGCATATGTGATTGACAGTGAAGGAAAAATTATGGCGCATCCGGATCAAACGCTTGTAAAAGATCGTGCGGATATGAATGAAGTAAGCTTTGCTAAGGATGGATTAACCAGCAAAAAAAGTGGTTCTGCAATCATTGAGGATAAAAATAGTGACAAGAAAATTATCACGTATGTGTATGACGATAGAACGGGATGGCTCGTTTGTCTTGAAACGCCTTATAGTGTGATAACTGAAAAAACACATGCGTTATTATTTATGGTGAGCTTAGTAACGGCAATTGTTTTAATATTAGTTGGAATCTTAGCTTTTTATATCGCCAAAGGTTTTTCAGAGCCAATATTAAAAATGCAGCAATTAGCGAGCAAAGTTGCACAAGGTGATCTTAAACAAAAAATAGAAATCACAAGTAAAGATGAGATCGGTTTGCTGGCAGCGGCATTTGCGACAATGGTAGAGAATCTTAAAAAATTAGTTGGGCATGTACAGGAAAATTCGCATCAGTTGGCGGCTTCTTCTGAGCAGTTAACATCAAGTGCTGAACAGTCTGCAATTGCTTCTAACCAAGTGGCTGGGTCTATTACTGAAGTAGCAGAAGGAACAGAAAAACAGTATCATATTGTGAATGATGTGACGAAAGTAATTGAACAAATGTCGCAGGGGATTCGTCATGCTGCAGATAATGCGAATGCAGTATCTACGCAGTCCATTCAGGCGGCAGATACTGCGCAAGAGGGTGGAAAAGCGGTAGAGTCTGCTGTAAAACAGATGGTGGATATTGAAAAAACAGTAAGCAGTTCAGCTGCAGTTGTAGCACAGCTTGGTGAACGTTCAAAAGAAATAGGTCAAATTGTAGATACGATTTCTGGCATCGCTGGACAAACCAATCTTTTGGCATTGAATGCGGCGATTGAGGCGGCTAGAGCAGGTGAACAAGGCCGTGGTTTTGCGGTAGTAGCTGAAGAAGTTCGTAAATTAGCAGAACAGTCGCAAGAAGCTGCGAAGCAAATTGCAACTTTAATTGCGGAAATTCAGAGCGAAACCGATAAAGCAGTAATTGCAATGCAAGAAGGCACAAAAGAGGTTAAGATCGGTACTGGTGTCGTCAATGAAGCTGGGCAAAGTTTTGAAAAAATAATTACGATGATTACCAGCTTGGCCGAACAAGTCGGTGAAACATCTACGGTTATTGAACATCTAGCCGACGATAGTCAGCATATTGTTACTTCGATTCAAAATATAGATGAGTTGACGAAAAATGCAAGCGGCGAAATACAAAATGTTTCAGCTGCGACGGAAGAACAAGCGGCTTCTATGGAAGAAATTGCATCTTCAAGTCAAAGCCTTGCGCAGATGGCACAAAAACTGCAAGATGCCGTCAGCAAGTTCAGAATTTAG
- the fabF gene encoding beta-ketoacyl-ACP synthase II — MKKRVVITGMGAITSLGFDINTVWQSIKTGKSGISLIERIDVSDLPTKVAAEIKDFNPIDFIEKKEVKRLDRFSQYAMAAAQMAVESSQLDPKILQNGRTGIILGSGIGGLETLENQYHTLLEKGTNRVSPFLIPMMLSNMAAGTLAIKFGIKGFVECVVSACATSTNAIGDAFKIIQRDAADVMLTGGAEAAITRLAMAGFCASKAMTTNDNIDKACRPFDLERNGFVMGEGAGVLVVEELNHALNRGADIIAEIVGYGCTNDAYHITAVDPKGDSAAACMKLALEDAGLTAEDIQYINAHGTSTELNDRMETTAIKSAFGEHADKIAVSSTKSMTGHLLGAAGAVEAIITSMALKEGFLPPTIHYENFDPACDLDYVPNQGRQSKVIHALSNSFGFGGHNATLALKAYK, encoded by the coding sequence ATGAAAAAACGCGTTGTAATCACTGGGATGGGGGCAATTACATCATTAGGATTCGATATAAATACAGTTTGGCAGTCCATTAAAACAGGAAAATCGGGAATTAGTCTGATTGAGCGGATTGATGTAAGTGATCTACCGACTAAAGTTGCAGCGGAGATAAAAGACTTTAATCCCATTGATTTTATTGAGAAAAAAGAAGTAAAAAGACTTGATCGATTTTCACAATATGCGATGGCTGCAGCACAAATGGCCGTAGAAAGCTCGCAATTAGATCCTAAAATATTGCAAAACGGCAGAACCGGTATCATTTTAGGTTCAGGTATTGGCGGACTTGAAACCTTAGAAAATCAATATCATACACTTTTAGAAAAAGGAACAAACCGTGTAAGTCCATTTCTTATTCCAATGATGTTATCCAATATGGCTGCGGGAACGTTAGCGATTAAATTTGGAATAAAAGGCTTTGTTGAGTGTGTGGTTTCTGCTTGTGCAACTTCTACAAATGCAATTGGTGATGCTTTTAAGATTATCCAGCGGGATGCAGCAGATGTCATGCTTACCGGTGGTGCAGAAGCAGCCATTACTAGGCTGGCGATGGCTGGGTTTTGTGCAAGTAAAGCGATGACGACAAATGATAATATAGATAAAGCGTGCAGACCTTTTGATCTTGAACGCAATGGATTTGTTATGGGAGAAGGAGCTGGTGTTTTAGTTGTAGAAGAACTAAATCATGCATTAAATCGAGGCGCAGACATTATTGCTGAAATTGTGGGATATGGCTGTACCAATGATGCATACCATATCACCGCCGTTGATCCAAAAGGAGATAGTGCAGCTGCATGTATGAAATTAGCTTTAGAAGATGCAGGTTTAACAGCAGAAGATATCCAATATATCAATGCACATGGAACCTCAACCGAACTGAATGATCGGATGGAAACAACAGCAATAAAAAGTGCTTTTGGTGAGCATGCTGATAAAATCGCTGTAAGTTCGACAAAGTCTATGACCGGACATTTGCTGGGAGCGGCGGGAGCAGTCGAAGCGATTATTACTTCGATGGCACTTAAAGAGGGGTTTTTGCCCCCAACAATTCATTATGAAAATTTTGATCCAGCCTGCGATTTGGATTATGTACCTAACCAAGGGCGTCAAAGTAAAGTTATACACGCGTTAAGTAATTCTTTTGGCTTTGGCGGGCATAACGCTACATTGGCTTTAAAGGCTTATAAATAA
- a CDS encoding AraC family transcriptional regulator produces MELKETIAECLRYIEDNLYKKINLDDIAVHCGMSKYHLHRMFKSLTGESLMEYVQSRKLSSSLSELKDTSRRIIDIAMDYGFDYEQSYIRAFRKKFGFTPLKIRSEPVSLVIQEKLNIDDIMSVNNSVIYKPSFMFKQKFYLVGVKHKILSKSGDRIANSYGKKFFYQQSHQITNPVDSQVYFGYTDWRDSENGCIYYMPSLQVHDLKQVPKHMEGVVIPAHNYVIFHFVGFFRPDDINGRQIGRLLVHMYSKWIFNSGYKFADTFRFEYINNHLCKDHYCELDIYQPIIDANKI; encoded by the coding sequence ATGGAACTAAAAGAGACAATCGCGGAATGTCTTCGTTATATAGAAGATAATCTTTATAAAAAAATCAACTTAGATGATATAGCCGTGCATTGTGGTATGTCGAAATATCATTTGCATAGAATGTTTAAATCTTTGACGGGTGAATCTTTAATGGAGTATGTTCAATCCCGTAAACTTTCATCCAGTCTTTCAGAGTTAAAGGACACCAGCAGAAGAATTATTGATATAGCCATGGATTACGGTTTTGATTATGAGCAATCTTACATTAGAGCCTTTAGAAAAAAATTTGGTTTTACACCCTTAAAGATAAGATCTGAACCAGTCTCTCTTGTCATACAAGAAAAACTGAACATTGATGATATTATGTCTGTGAATAATTCAGTCATTTATAAACCTTCATTTATGTTTAAACAAAAATTTTATTTAGTTGGGGTAAAACATAAAATTCTTAGCAAGTCTGGAGATCGTATAGCAAATTCTTATGGTAAAAAGTTTTTTTATCAGCAGAGCCACCAGATTACAAATCCAGTTGATTCACAAGTCTATTTCGGTTATACCGACTGGCGCGATAGCGAAAATGGCTGTATTTACTATATGCCCTCGTTACAAGTGCATGATCTTAAGCAGGTTCCTAAGCATATGGAAGGCGTGGTCATTCCAGCGCATAATTATGTGATTTTTCACTTTGTTGGTTTTTTTAGGCCGGATGATATCAATGGTAGACAGATTGGAAGGTTGCTTGTTCACATGTATTCAAAATGGATTTTCAACTCAGGCTATAAATTTGCGGATACGTTCAGGTTTGAATATATCAATAATCATCTTTGTAAAGATCATTACTGCGAGTTAGATATTTATCAGCCGATCATTGATGCGAATAAAATATAA
- a CDS encoding sensor domain-containing diguanylate cyclase: MRFLHKFTLLFSAVVIIGSIVQFIVFDRFFLSAADLLLLETNERAAKNLSDQFLTHFQKIENTLKVIAADETTRKNHGFLTTINDIIPEIDAIAVVDKQGKILLSSGNESDVSNFNLSQRTYFQEAMKGQNYVSDVYTGSLGNQIIAVAVPVWENDSVTGVIVGVIRLRGDILAVMYDNKFFGRNGTISIIDKHQNIVYHPNKELIGEKSITAESFEEISGSVIMKNRTDEEQYIGYSKVPGLDWIVSVNTPTAEVTKFRRILVYEMIAISFLSIFFILLIGSYTVRHFMKPIDQLLDGFASMKKGKYKQIPIEQHTSEFTEIIQIYNDGIKKLEEVHNRLEGAAVLDGLTGILNRRAFEKEIKTAFLRINDGALKNIGILVLDLDNFKILNDTQGHLIGDEVLKEFAVILKNNVEQESVFRFGGDEFVIILQNTSEETSLSVAEEIRLQSEKNLRGCTVSIGIAIYPNHTEIIEELLRLADKALYISKKSKNKVTIYSNPL, from the coding sequence ATGCGCTTTTTACATAAATTCACATTGTTGTTTAGTGCCGTTGTTATTATTGGCAGCATCGTTCAATTTATTGTATTTGACCGATTTTTCCTCAGTGCTGCAGATTTGCTTTTATTAGAAACAAATGAAAGGGCTGCGAAAAATCTTAGTGATCAATTTTTAACGCATTTTCAAAAAATTGAAAATACATTAAAAGTGATTGCCGCCGATGAAACAACAAGAAAGAACCATGGATTTCTTACCACAATTAATGATATTATCCCTGAAATAGATGCGATTGCAGTTGTTGATAAACAGGGGAAGATTTTACTTTCCAGTGGAAATGAAAGTGATGTTTCAAATTTCAATCTATCGCAAAGAACCTACTTTCAAGAAGCGATGAAAGGGCAAAATTATGTTAGTGATGTTTATACAGGCAGTTTAGGAAATCAAATTATTGCAGTTGCAGTTCCGGTTTGGGAAAATGACAGTGTTACAGGAGTGATCGTTGGGGTTATTCGTTTACGTGGAGATATTTTAGCTGTCATGTATGACAATAAATTTTTCGGACGAAATGGAACGATTTCTATCATTGATAAACATCAAAATATTGTGTATCATCCCAATAAGGAATTGATTGGAGAAAAGTCGATCACCGCTGAAAGTTTTGAAGAAATAAGCGGTTCTGTAATTATGAAAAATCGTACAGACGAAGAACAATATATTGGCTATAGTAAAGTGCCTGGGTTAGACTGGATCGTGAGTGTCAATACACCTACAGCCGAGGTAACTAAATTTCGTCGGATATTGGTCTACGAGATGATCGCGATATCTTTTTTGTCGATTTTTTTTATCTTATTAATAGGCAGTTATACGGTACGTCATTTTATGAAACCTATCGATCAGTTGCTGGATGGATTTGCTTCTATGAAAAAAGGAAAGTATAAGCAAATTCCTATCGAACAGCATACCAGTGAATTTACTGAAATTATCCAAATTTATAATGATGGAATTAAAAAATTAGAAGAGGTGCATAATCGTTTAGAAGGAGCAGCGGTTCTTGACGGATTAACCGGGATCTTAAATCGAAGAGCTTTTGAGAAAGAAATTAAAACAGCTTTTTTGAGAATAAATGATGGTGCATTAAAAAATATAGGCATACTGGTCTTGGATTTAGACAATTTTAAAATATTAAATGACACGCAAGGACATTTAATTGGTGATGAGGTATTGAAAGAATTTGCCGTAATTTTGAAGAACAACGTTGAACAGGAATCTGTATTTCGATTTGGTGGCGATGAATTTGTGATTATTTTGCAAAATACTTCTGAAGAAACAAGCTTGTCGGTGGCTGAAGAAATTCGCTTGCAATCAGAAAAAAACTTGCGAGGTTGTACCGTAAGTATAGGAATCGCCATTTATCCGAATCATACAGAGATAATTGAGGAGTTGTTGCGTCTGGCGGATAAAGCGCTTTACATCAGCAAAAAAAGTAAAAACAAGGTAACGATATATTCTAATCCTTTATAA
- a CDS encoding DUF3783 domain-containing protein yields MKKTKELVLLYHFTDQEKEAKIKSVLTQMKIGVKDISEEMIVQKVGYLVEAANFKETISAEIVESFDQEVMVMYGIHNKRMNEILAKFKDAQIEKIALKAMVTQYNIFWSFSRLCKTIQKDHLAYINKEK; encoded by the coding sequence ATGAAAAAAACAAAAGAATTAGTACTGCTGTATCATTTTACAGATCAAGAAAAAGAAGCAAAAATAAAATCAGTTTTAACACAGATGAAAATTGGAGTAAAAGATATTTCCGAGGAAATGATCGTACAAAAAGTTGGTTATTTAGTCGAAGCAGCCAATTTTAAAGAAACTATCTCTGCAGAAATTGTAGAATCCTTTGACCAAGAGGTTATGGTGATGTACGGAATTCATAATAAACGAATGAATGAAATCTTAGCAAAATTTAAGGATGCGCAGATTGAGAAAATTGCTTTAAAAGCAATGGTAACACAATATAATATATTTTGGTCATTTTCAAGGCTTTGCAAAACAATTCAAAAAGATCATCTGGCCTATATAAATAAAGAAAAATAG
- a CDS encoding putative DNA modification/repair radical SAM protein → MDVFDKLKILTDAAKYDVACTSSGVDKKSPIGGIGSAAACGICHSFSADGRCISLLKVLMTNVCVYDCKYCVNRTSNDTKRAAFTPRELADLTINFYRRNYIEGLFLSSGVLKNPDYTCEQMIEALRILREEYRFFGYIHAKAIPGASHTLISRLGMLADRMSVNIEMPSHDSLQLLAPDKSKHSILKPMGYIQNRIQENCTDLVKYRHAPKFAPAGQSTQMIIGATPDTDLQILNLTEGLYKKYQLKRVFFSAYIPVLENSLLPALNTKPPLWREHRLYQADWLLRFYGFAAKELLDEENQSFHPYVDPKCDWALRHMEIFPMEVNRASYTDLLRVPGIGVNSAMRIVKARRLSTLSFDGLKKLGVVLKRAQYFITCKGKKADGLCLTEKNIVRALMSAKSFKAYQNDFGKTSDQEQLSLFPVHQAENDFVQEELIRCLQQKI, encoded by the coding sequence GTGGATGTTTTTGATAAGCTGAAAATTTTAACAGATGCAGCCAAATATGATGTTGCCTGCACTTCTAGCGGAGTAGATAAAAAAAGTCCAATCGGCGGGATTGGAAGTGCAGCAGCCTGTGGAATCTGTCATAGTTTTTCAGCAGATGGCCGTTGCATATCCTTATTAAAAGTACTGATGACGAATGTTTGCGTATATGATTGTAAATATTGTGTGAATCGTACATCGAATGATACCAAACGTGCCGCATTTACGCCGCGTGAACTTGCGGATTTAACAATTAATTTTTACAGGCGCAATTATATAGAAGGGCTCTTTTTAAGTTCGGGCGTTTTAAAAAATCCTGATTATACTTGTGAACAAATGATTGAGGCTTTGCGAATTTTACGTGAAGAATATCGATTTTTTGGTTATATCCATGCGAAAGCGATTCCAGGGGCGAGTCATACGCTGATTTCGAGATTGGGAATGCTGGCAGATCGAATGAGTGTAAATATTGAAATGCCTTCGCATGATAGTTTGCAGCTACTGGCACCGGACAAATCAAAACATTCTATTTTAAAACCAATGGGATATATTCAAAATCGTATTCAAGAGAATTGTACGGATCTTGTGAAGTACCGGCATGCACCTAAATTTGCGCCGGCTGGACAAAGCACGCAGATGATTATTGGTGCCACACCAGATACCGATTTGCAGATTTTAAATTTAACGGAAGGTTTGTATAAGAAATATCAGCTCAAAAGAGTTTTCTTTTCAGCGTACATTCCTGTGTTAGAAAATAGTCTTTTACCTGCACTCAACACGAAACCGCCGCTTTGGCGTGAGCATCGTCTTTATCAAGCGGACTGGCTGTTGCGGTTTTATGGTTTTGCGGCAAAAGAATTACTGGATGAAGAAAATCAGAGCTTTCATCCCTACGTCGATCCAAAATGCGATTGGGCGCTTCGGCATATGGAGATTTTTCCTATGGAAGTAAATCGTGCTTCCTATACCGATTTACTGCGGGTACCGGGAATTGGGGTAAATAGTGCAATGCGGATTGTGAAAGCGCGCCGCCTGAGTACCTTAAGTTTTGATGGTTTGAAAAAACTAGGTGTCGTCTTAAAACGTGCACAATACTTTATCACTTGTAAAGGGAAAAAAGCAGATGGATTGTGTTTGACAGAAAAAAATATCGTGCGTGCGCTGATGTCGGCAAAATCTTTCAAAGCTTATCAAAACGATTTTGGCAAAACGTCTGATCAAGAACAGCTTTCACTTTTTCCGGTGCATCAGGCAGAAAATGATTTTGTACAGGAGGAACTTATAAGATGTCTGCAGCAGAAAATTTAG
- a CDS encoding TIGR03915 family putative DNA repair protein translates to MSAAENLVYQYDGTFDGLLCCVFESYEKKEIPIDILLPETAQTVLLPIKRIETDLEKAKRVLVSIPKKMGQEAFHFVKRAFLTYYGQKEVYILLFLRLGYSYGFKVMELLSHDVVHTLFKAVRHLERETHLFKGFIRFSDFQHVLVAQIEPKNYVLPLLLPHFRDRYPEERFLIHDKTHKMALIYQPYQSLVVPLDEIELPQPDQAEQKFRTLWQVFYNTIEIKERHNPKCRMTLMPKRYWTYMTELSNAKETTAVPSIAAEKNLLK, encoded by the coding sequence ATGTCTGCAGCAGAAAATTTAGTATATCAATATGATGGTACTTTTGATGGGCTTCTGTGCTGTGTATTTGAAAGCTATGAAAAAAAAGAAATTCCAATAGACATTCTTCTGCCAGAAACAGCGCAAACGGTTCTGCTGCCAATAAAGCGGATTGAAACAGATTTAGAAAAAGCGAAGCGGGTACTTGTATCCATTCCGAAAAAAATGGGACAGGAAGCGTTTCATTTTGTCAAAAGAGCTTTTTTAACTTATTATGGGCAAAAAGAAGTCTATATTTTGCTTTTTTTGCGTTTAGGATATTCTTATGGGTTTAAGGTAATGGAGCTGTTATCTCATGATGTTGTGCACACGCTTTTTAAAGCTGTACGACACTTAGAACGTGAAACACATCTATTTAAAGGATTCATCCGTTTCTCTGATTTTCAGCATGTTTTGGTAGCACAAATTGAACCGAAAAATTATGTGTTGCCTTTGTTATTGCCCCATTTTCGTGATCGATATCCGGAAGAACGTTTTCTCATTCATGACAAGACACATAAGATGGCACTTATATATCAACCTTATCAGTCGCTTGTTGTTCCGTTAGATGAAATCGAATTGCCGCAACCGGATCAGGCAGAACAAAAGTTTCGTACACTTTGGCAGGTGTTTTACAATACAATAGAGATCAAAGAACGACATAATCCTAAGTGCCGAATGACGCTAATGCCAAAACGGTACTGGACGTATATGACAGAGCTTAGCAATGCAAAGGAGACTACAGCAGTACCAAGTATTGCAGCAGAAAAAAATTTATTGAAATAA